A single genomic interval of Streptomyces sp. 1222.5 harbors:
- a CDS encoding ABC transporter substrate-binding protein: MSIKRPVAAVLTAALCLVTTACADSSTEGTTNGDQTEAASRTGHPVTLENCGRSETFKKAPSRVVVMNGASVAEVSTLLALGLGDRIVANEQNYGMSEVPGRAKAVKALPTGHIELNDAYDIPREAMLGLRPDLVLSTTSYGFDEKNGFATRDQLRQVGANTYVSPQGCEQDTSKMTVADSYTLLRDMGKVFNVPRRAEKLIAASRKHIDEVAAKVKGKKRPKVMVLFSNMSMGGNDFSSVVAHGIYNDILTRAGGANAFESASRTAFADLSKEKVAATDVDALVVIGYHDPDPAAYARKLLKEFPQWPAARKNTFVVLSDSMYLGPSNDLAVQKIARMLHPDAF, from the coding sequence ATGTCCATCAAACGGCCGGTCGCCGCGGTGCTGACCGCGGCCCTGTGCCTGGTCACGACGGCATGCGCCGACTCCTCGACCGAGGGGACGACGAACGGCGACCAGACCGAGGCCGCGTCGAGGACCGGGCACCCGGTGACCCTCGAGAACTGCGGCCGGTCCGAGACCTTCAAGAAGGCACCGAGTCGGGTCGTCGTGATGAACGGCGCCTCCGTGGCGGAGGTTTCGACCCTGCTCGCCCTCGGCCTCGGGGACCGAATCGTTGCCAACGAGCAGAACTACGGCATGAGCGAGGTACCGGGCCGGGCCAAGGCCGTCAAGGCGCTGCCGACCGGACACATCGAACTCAACGACGCCTACGACATTCCCCGCGAGGCCATGCTCGGCCTGCGCCCCGACCTGGTGCTGTCCACGACGTCGTACGGTTTCGACGAGAAGAACGGCTTCGCCACCCGTGACCAGCTGCGGCAGGTCGGGGCCAACACCTATGTCTCACCCCAGGGTTGCGAGCAGGACACCTCGAAGATGACCGTCGCCGACAGCTACACGCTGTTGCGCGACATGGGGAAGGTCTTCAACGTCCCCCGGCGGGCCGAGAAGCTGATCGCCGCCTCCCGGAAACACATCGACGAGGTGGCAGCCAAGGTCAAGGGCAAGAAGAGGCCCAAGGTCATGGTGCTCTTCTCCAACATGTCCATGGGCGGCAACGACTTCAGCTCCGTCGTCGCCCACGGCATCTACAACGACATCCTCACCAGGGCCGGCGGCGCCAACGCCTTCGAGTCGGCCTCCAGGACCGCCTTCGCCGACCTGAGCAAGGAGAAGGTGGCCGCCACCGACGTCGACGCACTCGTCGTCATCGGCTACCACGACCCCGACCCGGCGGCCTACGCCAGGAAACTGCTGAAGGAGTTCCCCCAGTGGCCGGCCGCCAGGAAGAACACGTTCGTGGTCCTGTCCGACTCCATGTACCTCGGCCCGAGCAACGACCTGGCCGTACAGAAGATCGCGCGGATGCTGCACCCGGACGCCTTCTGA
- a CDS encoding non-ribosomal peptide synthetase yields the protein MPTPRHARRHPLLAAQEGIWTGQQLDPDSPAYNTAEYVCIEGPVDAAVFELTLHHVVSETEALNVTYEADGAGRPWQLETPVTDWQSHIVDLTGEPDPRGAAVAWMTVDLARPVDLARGPVFGHALLKTGDEQYLWYHRVHHIALDGFGLSLVARRVAQVYTALMAGEPIPDSGFGTLDSVRAEEQAYRESDRHAGDRAHWNTRYADRPSVASPAGRSALPAHTFHRRVTDLEPDQVDALRTVARELSVTWSEVLLAVTAAHLHRVTGAAEAILSLPVMGRLGSVSLRVPAMVRNILPLRVSVTADDSLRDLAARVSGELRAGLPHQRYRYEQLRRDLKLVGGQRRLSGPGVNIMPFAYDLRFAGRRSTVHNVSAGPVDDLAVNVYDRSDGTGLRIATDANPDLYDETEVAAFHTELLALLAEAVAAPDRPLSPPSARVLDGGPLPAPARPVLSLIADHATHRGAVAAVEHAGDSITYARLYADARDLALRLTARGAGPDTLVAVALPRGIGAVTAVLGVLCAGAAYCPLDPAAPPDRTTQLLSETEPVLVLTTTTWADTFTGTPVLALDQPDSPPGPAPRPPSPQDPAYLIHTSGSTGRPKGVEISHGALANFVTGATHRYGLSSDDRVLQFAPLHFDASVEEILLTLCAGATLVVRTDDMTESVPRFLDACERLRISVLDLPTAYWHELAHALSTGTAALPAGVRTVVIGGEAALPERVERWRKAVGTSVRLFNTYGPTEATVVATVADLHAPGLAPDAVPIGLPLPGTRAAVVRGELYLLGDNLALGYRGTEVRDTARFVPLAALPGAPRAYRTGDLVDIGDDGQLRFLGRADEEFKISGHRVHPAEVESALLTHPRIREAAVVGRTMPDGARGLAAHLVTDPPTPSASEVRAHLRARLPAAMIPSAVAFHTRLPRTGSGKIDRPALSTAPEPRVPTVGSRLERTVIGVWQGILCVDDIAPDDDVFDLGAQSLQAIQAANRLGTVLARDVRVAWLFQHPTAAALARFLDDRSPAATGLPAALHTDTVLDPDIRPGTCRRTDTPTRILLTGATGFVGAHLLAELLAATDAEIVCTVRAPTGDAAADRVHKALREHHLGLPESARQRITAVPADLARPDLGLAPDLLGELAGTCGAVFHNAATVSILREYGTLRAVNTESTRHLLRLAAQRTIPLHYVSTLSVAPPANLDSEVREEFLPPHAGLRHGYQQSKWASERLLELAAERGLPVTVHRLGRVVGPAGSGYVNADDFLWSVLRAGLPAGILPELSEDETWTPVDHIAKSVVHLARTAAGPVFNHAAVPRVRLSDLYDWVEEYGYAVRRLPLTRWRDQLPASSGPAATLLAFFDAHDTTGSGTPDLRLGHVRADNVRQGLRGSGITCPPIDRDLVFRYLDHCVTTGKLPAPAGHDPRPASRKQ from the coding sequence ATGCCGACACCTAGACACGCACGCCGCCATCCCCTCCTGGCCGCGCAGGAAGGCATCTGGACCGGCCAGCAGCTCGACCCGGACAGTCCCGCCTACAACACGGCCGAATACGTGTGCATAGAGGGGCCCGTCGACGCGGCCGTCTTCGAACTCACCCTCCACCACGTCGTCTCCGAGACCGAAGCCCTCAACGTCACCTACGAGGCGGACGGGGCAGGGCGGCCCTGGCAGCTCGAAACCCCGGTCACCGACTGGCAGTCGCACATCGTCGACCTCACCGGCGAACCGGACCCGCGCGGTGCCGCGGTCGCGTGGATGACCGTGGACCTGGCCCGGCCCGTGGACCTGGCCAGGGGACCCGTATTCGGCCACGCCCTGCTGAAGACCGGAGACGAGCAGTACCTCTGGTACCACCGGGTGCACCACATCGCCCTCGACGGCTTCGGCCTCTCCCTGGTCGCCCGCCGTGTGGCCCAGGTCTACACCGCCCTCATGGCCGGCGAGCCGATCCCGGACAGCGGCTTCGGTACACTGGACTCCGTCCGCGCCGAGGAACAGGCGTACCGGGAGAGCGACCGGCACGCCGGGGACCGCGCCCACTGGAACACGCGGTACGCCGACCGCCCTTCGGTGGCCTCACCGGCCGGCCGGTCCGCGCTGCCCGCCCACACCTTCCACCGCCGCGTCACCGATCTCGAACCGGACCAGGTGGACGCGCTGCGCACAGTCGCCCGAGAGCTGTCGGTGACCTGGTCCGAGGTGCTGCTCGCGGTGACGGCGGCCCATCTCCACCGCGTCACCGGTGCGGCGGAGGCCATCCTGAGCCTGCCCGTCATGGGCCGCCTCGGCTCGGTGTCGCTGCGTGTACCGGCGATGGTGCGCAACATCCTGCCGCTGCGGGTGTCCGTCACCGCTGACGACAGCCTGCGTGACCTGGCGGCCCGCGTCTCCGGCGAACTCCGCGCCGGACTGCCGCACCAGCGCTACCGCTACGAACAGCTGCGCCGCGACCTGAAGTTGGTGGGCGGGCAGCGGCGCCTGTCCGGGCCCGGTGTCAACATCATGCCGTTCGCGTACGATCTCCGGTTCGCCGGACGCCGCAGCACCGTCCACAACGTCTCCGCCGGTCCCGTCGACGACCTGGCGGTCAACGTGTACGACCGCTCGGACGGGACCGGACTGCGGATCGCGACCGACGCCAACCCCGACCTGTACGACGAGACCGAAGTCGCCGCCTTCCACACGGAATTGCTCGCACTGCTGGCCGAGGCGGTGGCCGCTCCCGACCGGCCCCTGAGCCCGCCGTCCGCACGGGTTCTCGACGGCGGTCCACTGCCCGCCCCCGCCCGCCCGGTGCTGAGCCTGATCGCCGACCACGCCACCCACCGGGGCGCGGTGGCGGCCGTGGAGCACGCCGGGGACAGCATCACGTACGCACGGCTGTACGCCGACGCACGCGATCTGGCCCTCCGCCTGACGGCGCGGGGTGCCGGCCCGGACACCCTGGTGGCCGTGGCGCTGCCGCGGGGGATCGGTGCCGTCACCGCGGTCCTCGGCGTGCTGTGCGCGGGCGCGGCCTACTGTCCTCTCGACCCGGCCGCTCCGCCCGACCGGACGACACAGCTGCTGAGCGAGACCGAGCCCGTCCTGGTCCTGACGACGACCACCTGGGCGGACACCTTCACAGGCACACCCGTACTCGCGCTCGACCAGCCGGACTCGCCGCCCGGCCCCGCACCGAGACCTCCCTCGCCCCAGGACCCCGCCTACCTCATCCACACCTCCGGCTCCACCGGCCGCCCCAAGGGCGTCGAGATCAGCCACGGCGCCCTGGCGAACTTCGTGACCGGGGCGACCCACCGCTACGGGCTGAGCAGCGACGACCGCGTCCTGCAGTTCGCGCCGCTCCACTTCGACGCCAGCGTGGAGGAGATCCTCCTGACGCTCTGCGCCGGAGCCACCCTCGTCGTCCGTACCGACGACATGACGGAGTCGGTCCCGCGGTTCCTGGACGCGTGCGAGCGCCTGCGGATCAGCGTGCTGGACCTGCCCACCGCCTACTGGCACGAACTCGCCCACGCCCTCTCGACGGGTACGGCCGCCCTGCCCGCGGGCGTGCGGACCGTCGTCATCGGCGGTGAGGCCGCGCTGCCGGAACGGGTGGAGCGCTGGCGCAAGGCCGTCGGCACCTCGGTCCGGCTGTTCAACACCTACGGCCCGACCGAGGCCACCGTGGTCGCCACCGTCGCCGACCTGCACGCCCCCGGGCTCGCCCCGGACGCCGTACCCATCGGGCTGCCACTGCCCGGCACCAGGGCCGCCGTCGTCCGCGGGGAGTTGTACCTCCTGGGTGACAACCTGGCCCTCGGCTACCGGGGGACCGAAGTCCGCGACACCGCTCGGTTCGTGCCTCTCGCGGCGCTTCCGGGAGCGCCCCGCGCCTACCGTACGGGCGACCTGGTGGACATCGGTGACGACGGGCAACTGCGGTTCCTCGGCCGAGCGGACGAGGAATTCAAGATCAGCGGTCATCGTGTCCACCCGGCCGAGGTGGAGAGCGCGCTGCTGACCCATCCCCGGATCCGTGAGGCGGCCGTCGTCGGCCGGACGATGCCGGACGGCGCCCGCGGGCTCGCCGCCCATCTGGTCACGGACCCCCCGACCCCGTCCGCCTCCGAGGTGAGGGCTCACCTCCGGGCGAGGCTGCCGGCGGCGATGATCCCCTCGGCCGTCGCCTTCCACACCCGTCTGCCCCGCACCGGATCCGGCAAGATCGACCGACCCGCACTGAGCACCGCGCCCGAGCCCCGCGTCCCGACCGTCGGCAGTCGCCTGGAACGGACCGTCATCGGTGTCTGGCAAGGGATCCTGTGTGTCGACGACATCGCCCCCGACGACGACGTGTTCGACCTGGGCGCCCAGTCCTTGCAGGCCATCCAGGCCGCCAACCGGCTCGGCACGGTACTCGCCCGTGACGTACGGGTCGCCTGGCTCTTCCAGCACCCGACGGCGGCGGCACTCGCCCGCTTCCTCGACGACCGCTCACCCGCCGCCACCGGCCTCCCCGCGGCGCTGCACACCGACACCGTCCTCGACCCGGACATCCGCCCCGGGACATGCAGGCGCACGGACACTCCGACGCGCATCCTGCTGACCGGAGCCACCGGCTTCGTCGGCGCGCACCTGCTCGCGGAACTCCTGGCCGCCACGGACGCAGAGATCGTCTGCACCGTCCGGGCGCCCACCGGCGACGCGGCCGCGGACCGCGTGCACAAAGCCCTGCGGGAACACCACCTCGGGCTTCCGGAATCCGCGCGGCAGCGCATCACCGCCGTCCCCGCCGACCTGGCCCGCCCGGACCTCGGCCTCGCACCCGATCTCCTCGGCGAACTGGCCGGGACCTGCGGCGCGGTCTTCCACAACGCCGCCACGGTCAGCATCCTGCGCGAGTACGGCACCCTGCGCGCGGTCAACACCGAGTCCACCCGGCACCTGCTGCGCCTGGCGGCCCAACGGACCATTCCCCTCCACTACGTGTCCACGCTGTCCGTGGCCCCGCCGGCGAACCTCGACTCCGAGGTGCGAGAGGAGTTCCTGCCACCGCACGCGGGCCTGCGTCACGGCTACCAGCAGTCGAAGTGGGCCTCCGAACGCCTGCTCGAACTGGCGGCCGAGCGTGGTCTGCCGGTCACCGTGCACCGTCTGGGACGCGTGGTCGGACCCGCCGGCTCCGGGTACGTCAACGCCGACGACTTCCTGTGGAGCGTGCTGCGCGCCGGTCTCCCGGCGGGAATCCTCCCGGAGTTGTCCGAGGACGAGACCTGGACACCGGTCGACCACATCGCCAAGTCCGTGGTGCATTTGGCCCGCACGGCCGCCGGGCCCGTCTTCAACCACGCGGCGGTTCCGAGGGTCCGGCTGAGCGACCTCTACGACTGGGTGGAGGAGTACGGGTACGCCGTACGACGCCTGCCGCTCACCCGATGGCGCGACCAACTGCCCGCGTCGTCCGGGCCCGCCGCCACCCTGCTCGCCTTCTTCGACGCCCACGACACCACCGGGAGCGGTACACCCGACCTGCGCCTCGGACACGTCCGCGCCGACAACGTCCGCCAGGGCCTGCGCGGCAGCGGCATCACCTGTCCGCCCATCGACCGCGACCTGGTCTTCCGGTACCTCGACCACTGCGTGACCACCGGCAAGCTGCCCGCACCGGCCGGACACGATCCCCGTCCGGCCTCCCGGAAGCAGTAG
- a CDS encoding phosphopantetheine-binding protein, with amino-acid sequence MSQPLTLDSFRADLAEFLYLTPDEVDLDENPLDAGLDSLRIVTLLERWQSAGAEVSFVDLAERTSFAQWWRLLAERPGGGNHADT; translated from the coding sequence ATGTCTCAACCCCTCACCCTCGACAGCTTCCGCGCCGACCTCGCCGAGTTCCTGTACCTGACCCCCGACGAAGTCGACCTGGACGAGAACCCGCTGGACGCGGGCCTCGACTCCCTGCGCATCGTCACCCTGCTCGAACGGTGGCAGTCCGCCGGTGCCGAGGTCAGCTTCGTGGACCTCGCCGAGCGCACCTCCTTCGCCCAGTGGTGGCGGCTGCTGGCCGAACGCCCGGGAGGGGGGAACCATGCCGACACCTAG
- a CDS encoding iron ABC transporter permease produces the protein MIVAISIGAVTVPLDDVWGIVWHHITGHGTAADLATDQIVWNFRTPRVVLAALVGAGLAVSGAVLQTVVSNPLADPVVLGFSYGATLGAVLVITLGGGVALAGLGVSAAAFLGAVAAGALVFALGRRRGRMAPTRLVLAGVAVGYVFLSATSYVQLQATPTELRTVMFWMLGSVAGAQWGRLPTVAVVVLTGTALLTLFGRRLNVLLAGDESATALGVDVNRLRAILLVLSALLTGTVIAVAGSIGFVGLMIPHLVRLTLGADHRRLLPLTAQLGALYLVLVDLLSRTLDRPNELPLGILTALLGAPFFLWLLRRDKGLD, from the coding sequence ATGATCGTGGCGATCAGCATCGGAGCGGTCACCGTTCCGCTCGATGACGTCTGGGGCATCGTCTGGCACCACATCACCGGGCATGGCACGGCCGCCGACCTCGCCACCGACCAGATCGTGTGGAACTTCCGCACCCCCAGGGTGGTCCTCGCCGCACTGGTCGGCGCGGGCCTGGCCGTCTCCGGTGCAGTGTTGCAGACCGTGGTGTCCAACCCGCTCGCCGACCCCGTCGTCCTCGGCTTCTCCTACGGCGCCACGCTCGGCGCCGTGCTGGTCATCACCCTGGGCGGGGGCGTGGCACTCGCCGGGCTCGGGGTGTCGGCGGCTGCCTTCCTCGGCGCGGTGGCGGCGGGCGCACTCGTCTTCGCGCTCGGGAGACGCCGGGGCCGGATGGCACCCACCAGACTGGTCCTGGCCGGTGTCGCCGTCGGCTACGTCTTCCTCTCGGCGACGTCCTACGTACAGCTCCAGGCGACACCGACCGAACTGCGCACGGTCATGTTCTGGATGCTGGGCAGCGTGGCCGGCGCCCAATGGGGCCGGCTCCCGACCGTCGCCGTGGTCGTCCTGACCGGCACCGCCCTCCTGACACTGTTCGGACGGCGCCTGAACGTCCTGCTGGCGGGCGACGAGTCCGCCACCGCGCTGGGCGTCGACGTCAACCGACTGCGCGCGATACTCCTGGTGCTCAGCGCACTCCTGACCGGCACGGTCATCGCCGTGGCCGGCAGCATCGGCTTCGTCGGCCTGATGATCCCCCACCTCGTCCGCCTCACCCTGGGCGCCGACCACCGCCGCCTCCTGCCCCTCACCGCCCAGCTGGGCGCCCTCTACCTCGTCCTCGTCGACCTGCTCTCCCGCACCCTCGACCGCCCCAACGAACTGCCGCTGGGCATCCTCACCGCCCTGCTCGGCGCCCCCTTCTTCCTGTGGCTGCTGCGCCGCGACAAGGGCCTGGACTGA
- a CDS encoding sensor histidine kinase produces the protein MTSPNALPTAREGRPPGHGGEAEVPALHLRRSFRWQALLRIAVVIAFAVDLAVFPPSERLPLSVVVAAVYVLWTVATLWAAFGPHQPFPNWVYPLADLTLLTALMAVSGNFSDPNWSSPLSADIFLFIPVLASFQMEPILTAASGVLAAASYAIGTSLGHMQQPYWHFIFVHTLFILVVCAGCVLLSDVQQHRVRSIRELAEHRLRLLDRIMAAEEREQRKIAEVLHDGALQNVLAARHFIDEAACSPEDVTDSLQRADEALTAASRQLRSSVRTLHPEVLVSGGLVPALEHLTQQASERGRFHAEVHAAITTAGSADRPLYWLARELLENVVKHAQAKNVTVTLQKNDSASVRLSIRDDGIGIPPDAMTRSLSSGHIGIASHRARIEGMGGTFTLHANPSGGTTVEAILPLG, from the coding sequence ATGACATCTCCGAACGCGTTGCCGACCGCCCGCGAGGGCCGACCGCCCGGTCACGGAGGGGAGGCCGAGGTTCCCGCGCTGCATCTGCGCAGGTCGTTCCGGTGGCAGGCGCTGCTGCGGATCGCCGTGGTGATCGCGTTCGCGGTGGATCTGGCGGTGTTCCCGCCGTCGGAGCGGCTACCGCTGTCGGTGGTGGTGGCCGCCGTCTACGTACTGTGGACCGTGGCGACGCTGTGGGCCGCGTTCGGACCGCACCAGCCGTTTCCGAACTGGGTGTACCCGCTGGCCGACCTGACACTGCTCACGGCGTTGATGGCGGTTTCCGGGAATTTCTCCGACCCGAACTGGAGCTCCCCGCTCTCGGCCGACATTTTCCTGTTCATTCCCGTTCTCGCCTCCTTTCAGATGGAGCCGATTCTCACCGCAGCCTCCGGAGTACTGGCTGCGGCGAGCTATGCCATCGGCACCAGCCTGGGACACATGCAACAGCCGTACTGGCATTTCATCTTCGTCCACACCTTGTTCATTCTCGTGGTCTGCGCCGGCTGCGTTCTGCTCTCCGACGTCCAGCAGCACCGGGTGCGGTCGATCAGGGAACTCGCGGAACATCGCCTACGGCTGCTGGACCGCATCATGGCGGCGGAGGAACGTGAACAGCGGAAGATCGCGGAAGTGCTCCACGACGGTGCCCTGCAGAACGTCCTCGCTGCCCGGCACTTCATCGACGAGGCGGCGTGCAGCCCGGAGGATGTCACCGATTCCCTGCAGCGCGCCGACGAGGCCCTCACGGCCGCGAGCAGGCAGCTCCGCTCCTCGGTACGGACGCTGCACCCCGAGGTGCTCGTCTCGGGCGGCCTCGTACCCGCCCTGGAACATCTGACCCAGCAGGCGTCCGAGCGCGGCAGATTCCACGCCGAGGTCCACGCGGCCATCACCACCGCGGGGAGCGCCGACCGGCCGCTCTACTGGCTGGCCAGAGAACTGCTGGAAAACGTCGTGAAACACGCGCAGGCGAAAAATGTCACCGTCACCCTGCAGAAGAACGACTCGGCGAGCGTACGGCTGTCGATCCGCGACGACGGCATCGGGATTCCCCCCGACGCCATGACCAGAAGTCTTTCTTCCGGGCATATCGGTATCGCCTCACATCGTGCCCGCATCGAAGGAATGGGAGGCACGTTCACCCTCCACGCCAACCCCTCCGGCGGCACCACGGTCGAAGCCATCCTCCCCCTCGGATAG
- a CDS encoding ABC transporter ATP-binding protein, producing the protein MKLTVDQLRITLDHRPILHAVSLEARKGDIVGLVGPNGSGKSTLLRAVYRSLRPADGVVAVGGDDVWALSARAAARRTAAVLQDATGTTSGLTVTGIVALGRAPHHGLLGRDGAEDHRAVEDAIDRCGVRPYADRDYASLSGGERQRVLLARALAQQPRLLVLDELTNHLDIRARFELLDLIRTTGVTTLAVLHDLDLAARLCDHVVVLHEGTVVVAGPVLEVLTPEILADVFGVRASAERHADGVVRITYGAQPLAAGKDRRLSEGEDGFDRGAAGGVGVEGERASHSFDAGTM; encoded by the coding sequence ATGAAACTGACCGTCGACCAGCTCCGCATCACCCTGGACCACCGGCCGATCCTGCACGCCGTGAGCCTGGAGGCACGCAAAGGCGACATCGTCGGCCTGGTCGGCCCCAACGGCAGCGGAAAATCCACACTGCTGCGCGCCGTCTACCGTTCGCTCCGCCCGGCGGACGGCGTGGTCGCTGTCGGCGGCGACGACGTGTGGGCCCTGTCCGCACGAGCCGCGGCCCGCCGCACCGCCGCCGTCCTCCAGGACGCCACGGGCACCACCTCCGGGCTGACCGTCACCGGGATCGTCGCGCTCGGCCGCGCCCCGCACCACGGTCTGCTGGGACGCGACGGCGCCGAGGACCACCGGGCCGTGGAGGACGCGATCGACCGGTGCGGCGTGCGGCCCTACGCCGACCGTGACTACGCCTCCCTGTCCGGAGGGGAGCGGCAGCGCGTCCTGCTCGCGAGGGCACTGGCGCAGCAGCCCCGGCTGCTCGTGCTCGACGAGCTGACCAATCATCTCGACATCCGCGCCCGCTTCGAACTGCTGGACCTGATCCGCACCACCGGCGTCACCACGCTGGCGGTCCTGCACGACCTGGACCTGGCCGCCCGGCTCTGCGACCACGTGGTCGTCCTGCACGAGGGAACGGTGGTCGTCGCGGGACCGGTCCTCGAAGTGCTCACCCCCGAGATCCTCGCCGACGTGTTCGGCGTACGGGCGTCCGCGGAACGGCACGCCGACGGTGTCGTCCGCATCACCTACGGTGCGCAGCCTCTCGCCGCCGGCAAGGACCGGCGGCTATCCGAGGGGGAGGATGGCTTCGACCGTGGTGCCGCCGGAGGGGTTGGCGTGGAGGGTGAACGTGCCTCCCATTCCTTCGATGCGGGCACGATGTGA
- a CDS encoding CdaR family transcriptional regulator, translating to MSWKTPSPRVRELIRQGAEIALNPPAEWLAELDAATLTGQARQQIAADPVLAAGTRRTNRSNLLFWAAANVRAPGEPVPANDTEAPLAVARDLIRRGLDESALDAYRAGESVAVRLWTQVACSLTTDSEELRELLDVSLRSIAAFVDDTVSAISVRMRAERDELTRGTHAERRETVALLLEGAPITRRRAESRLGYGLDPTHTAAIVWTDAPDADLRHLDRAADSLAEAAGQARPLNILASAATRWVWVHGGPDTDRLRAALDRLPGVRIALGSTVPGIDGFRRSHLDALTTQQMLTRLTSPSRLASHHEVELVALLTADPERADRFVKRTLGDLETAPPEVVESLRVFIAEQCNATQAAVRLFTHRNTLLRRLARAERLLPRPLAEHSVEVGAALEVLRWRGHP from the coding sequence CGGCCGAGTGGCTCGCCGAGCTCGATGCCGCCACGCTGACCGGCCAGGCGAGGCAGCAGATCGCCGCGGACCCGGTGCTCGCCGCGGGCACCCGCCGGACCAACCGCTCCAACCTGCTGTTCTGGGCCGCCGCCAACGTCCGCGCGCCCGGTGAACCGGTCCCGGCGAACGACACCGAGGCACCCCTGGCCGTCGCCCGGGACCTCATCCGGCGCGGCCTGGACGAGTCGGCCCTCGACGCCTACCGCGCCGGCGAGAGCGTCGCCGTACGGCTGTGGACGCAGGTCGCCTGCTCGCTCACCACCGATTCCGAGGAACTGCGCGAGCTGCTCGACGTGTCCCTGCGGTCCATCGCCGCATTCGTCGACGACACGGTGAGCGCGATCTCCGTCCGTATGCGCGCCGAACGGGACGAGCTGACCCGCGGCACGCACGCGGAGCGCCGGGAGACGGTCGCCCTGCTGCTGGAGGGCGCCCCGATCACGCGCCGCCGCGCAGAGAGCCGGCTGGGCTACGGCCTCGATCCCACGCACACCGCCGCGATCGTCTGGACCGACGCCCCCGACGCCGACCTGCGCCACCTCGACCGTGCCGCCGACTCCCTCGCCGAGGCGGCCGGCCAGGCACGCCCGCTGAACATCCTCGCCAGCGCCGCCACCCGGTGGGTGTGGGTTCACGGCGGCCCCGACACCGACCGGCTGCGCGCCGCACTCGACAGGCTGCCGGGGGTGCGGATCGCCCTGGGCTCCACGGTGCCGGGCATCGACGGCTTCCGCCGCAGCCACCTCGACGCGCTCACCACCCAGCAGATGCTCACCCGGCTGACGTCGCCCTCCCGGCTGGCCTCCCACCACGAGGTCGAACTCGTCGCGCTGCTCACCGCCGACCCCGAGCGCGCCGACCGATTCGTCAAGCGCACCCTGGGCGACCTGGAGACCGCACCGCCCGAGGTCGTCGAATCGCTGCGCGTCTTCATCGCCGAGCAGTGCAACGCCACGCAGGCCGCCGTACGGCTGTTCACCCACCGCAACACGCTGCTACGGCGCCTCGCCCGCGCGGAACGCCTGCTGCCGCGCCCCCTCGCCGAGCACTCGGTCGAGGTCGGCGCCGCCCTCGAGGTCCTCCGCTGGCGGGGACATCCCTGA